In Flavobacterium luteolum, the DNA window GATGAAGGTTAAATCTAGTAAAAACGCGATCGATAGTGACTTTTGAAGCCGAAGAAGCTAAAATTAACTGTATTCCGTTGCTGTACAAATCTTTAATTAAATCTTCTACACCATCTAAAAGGTATAAATCTTCCTTAGTGTCAAAAGCATCATTAAAAATCGTTCTTTTTCTCTGAATCAAATCTTCAACTTCCTGTTCTACCGTCGGAAAATAACTCTTTAAAGTCTGAAATGTATTTCGAGTTGAAAACCCTGTAAATGTGGTATACATTTCTTCAGGAACTTCAATATTCAATTCCGAAAATTGTAAATAATAGGCATAACGATGAACGGGTTCCGTGTCAACGATTACGCCATCCATATCAAAAATTACTGTTTTAATCATTTTTTTTTAAGGTGCTAAGGTTCTAAGAGTCAAAGGCTCTAAGGTTTCTCTTTTGTCTGTTTAACTTTGTCAAAGTTTTAAACTTTGACAAAGTTCTTTTTTTAAGTTCAAGAAAATAAGATTCAATGCTTCAGCTATAAAAACCTTAGCACCTTAGAATCTTAGTATCTTAGAACCTTTATTTTTTAAGTAAATATCTAATCACCGTTTCGGCAGCATGCAAACCAAATAATCCTGGCATGTAGCTGTTTGTTCCGTAGAATGATTTTTTGAAGTTTTTACCGTCTGTTAATTTTAAGCTTTTTTCGTCTTGAATCTCAGAAGAAAATACCACTTTCAGTTTGTTGATTTTTACTTCTTTTAAACGCTTACGAATTGTTTTTGAAAAATAGCAGTTAATTGTTTTTGAAATATCTGCTACTTTTACTTTTGAAGCCAACATTTTTCCGCCAGCTCCCATACTGCTAATAATTTTTACTCTTTTGCGTTTCGCGGCAATAATCAGATTTAATTTTGGAGTAATACTATCAATGCAATCCAAAACATAGTCAAATTCTGGAGAAACAATCTCGAAAGCACGTTCTGGAGAAAGAAATTCCTGAACGCGGGTTAAATTTAATTCTGGATTAATATCCATTAAACGATCACCTACAATTTTGATTTTTGGCTGTCCAACCGTTGAATGCAAAGCTGGCAATTGACGGTTAATGTTGGTAATATCCACAACATCTCCGTCTACAATTGTCATGTTTCCTACTCCTGCTCTCGCTAAAAATTCAGCTGCAAAAGATCCAACTCCTCCTAGTCCAACGACTAAAACATTAGACTTTTGTAAATTTTCTAATCCTTCTTTTGTAAATAAAAGCTCAGCTCTTTCTGTCCATTCTACCATATATTCTTATTATTATTTTTTGTTTCAAGTTTCAAGTTTTAAGTTTCAAGTTCTTCTTGATAAATTACATTTTACAATCCAAACACAGTTCGATAATTACTTGAAATAACTCCTTCTAATTCTATTAAATTTAACCCTTTATACTCTGAAGCCAATTCGTATACTTGCTTAATCGATTCTTCAATAGTATCCGTCTCTAAGAAAAAACGATTGTTTGGAACATTTTGAAAAACCGATTTTAAATCTGGATTTTTCAATAAGTATTTTCCAAACGAAAGATAAAATCCAGTAGCAATTAACTGTTCCGCCAACTGCTTATTTTTTGAAAAACCATGAATAATCATTGGAACATTTATCTTCATTTTTTTCTTTATTTCCATGACTTCTTGGAAAGAGGCAACGCAATGAATAACTACAGGTTTCTTACATTTTTCTGCTAATTCTAATTGCTTCTCAAAAACTGAAATTTGCAAATCAAATGGAACTTCAATTCTTTTATCCAAACCACATTCTCCTATTGCTAGACAGTTTTTGTTTTGCAATTTCTCTTCAATAATTTTCAAATCTTCATCAATACGACTTTCATCAATATACCACGGATGAATTCCAATGGAATAAAACGGAATCGATGCATCAAAATCTTTTGGATACTGATTAACCAATTCTAAAACATCTGATTGATTGGTAAATTGATGTGTATGAAAATTAAAATATTCCATTAATGAAAAGTCTTTACACCAGCTTTAATTTCGATTTTTAAATCGTTTTCCTGTGGCACAAGCGGACAAGAATACTTATAGTTATAAGCGCAATACGGATTATATGCTTGATTGAAATCTACTGCTATCGTATTTCCTTTTGGAATTTCTAAATCAATATAACGGCCACCGATATAACTCTCTTTACCAGTTGTCAAATCTGAAAAAGGCAAGAAAAGATGGTTTTTATATTTTTCCTGAACTATAAGATCTAAACTCTGATAAACAGCAAGCTGAAAAGCTTTTCCGTTTATTTTGAAATTTAAAGTTCCATATTTTATATATTTTGGTGTACGAGTTCCTGAAGTTTTCATTTCGAAAGCTTTTCCTCCTTTAGCTTTTACCAAAGTTGCATTCACAAAATAAGTTTCAGAAATAGGAAAAAACTCTAAGCTTTTAAAAGTTTTTAAATCTTCAGCCATCAACGGACTTGTCTTAGGATCAGCATATTCGGAGTTAATTTTCTTTTGAAACTTCTGAACATCAGTTTTACTAAACTTTTTTTGTGCAGAAGCAAAATTAAATACCAACAATAAAGCTAGGGCGTTTATAGTTTTCATCTTAGAAATTTTCTGCAAAAATAGTTCAAAAGTAACAAAACAACAACCACTTAACGAGACAAAGTTTCCTAACTTTGTGACGATAATCTATCACACAAAATGCTTAAAAACGCCTTAACCCACTACATTAACAATTTTCGAGGTTTCACTAGAGAAGTTTGGATTCTTGCCATTATTACTTTTATCAACCGCGCCGGGACAATGGTTCTTCCTTTTTTATCTAAATACTTAAAAGAAGACCTTCATTTTTCTTACAATCAAGTTGGATGGATTATGGTTGCTTTTGGTTTGGGTTCAATGTTGGGTTCTTGGCTGGGTGGAAAATTATCTGATAAAATCGGGTTCTATAAGATCATGATTTTTAGCTTATTTACAAGTGGTGTTTCTCTTTTCTTTGTACAATATATTACTACTTTTTGGGCACTTTGCGCAGCGATGTTTGTTCTTATGACAATTGCAGACATGTTTAGACCAGCTATGTTTGTTTCTCTGGGAGCTTACGCTAAACCCGAAAATAGAACTCGTGCCCTTACACTTGTGCGTCTAGCTGTAAATTTAGGTTTTGCTGCTGGACCAGCCCTTGGAGGTTTAATTATTATGGGAATGGGATATTCTGGGCTTTTCTGGGTTGACGGTGCTTCTTGTATTATTTCAATCTCTATTTTCGCTTTATTGGTAAAAGAAAAGAAAAAAGCCACTCACGACGATAAAACAGAAAGTGCTACCGATGTAAAATCGGTTTTTCATGATAAAATTTTCTGGGTTTTCTTATTCGTAAGTTTTATTACGGCTATGATTTTCTTTCAGCTTTTTACCACCCTTCCTTTATATCATAACGAAAAATTTGGCTTAAGCGAATTCCAGACAGGTCTTTTAATGACTTTAAATGGTCTCTTGATCTTTTCTCTCGAAATGCCAACAGTTGGATTTTTAGAACGAAAAGCTTTTCCTAAAATTAGAATTATAATAGTCGGCTCTTTTGTAATGGCATCCAGTTTCTTTTTGCTCCTCATTAATTTTTGGGCAGGAATATTGGTTGTAAGCATGGTCTGCATTTCTATTGGTGAAGTACTTACTTTTCCGTTTTCTAATGCATTTGCCTTAAGTCGTGCACCGCGAGGACAAGAAGGCCGTTACATGGCGCTTTATACCATGAGTTTTAGCCTTGCTCATATTATAAGTTCTAAGCTTGGCTTTGAAATTATAACTCGATTTGGTTACCAAACCAACTGGCTTTTTATGGCCTGCATTGGTGTTCTTGCAACAGGATGCTGCATTTGGATTAAAAACGCTCTTCTAACAGAGAAAACTTTCTAAACAAATTTTAACTTCTTAATGCATTATTATTCAATTTATTACAATTAAATTTGAATAGCTTTTTTATGCTTTAAAACGAATTCAAACTTAATTTTTAGTTAAATAACTATTTTTATAGTTGCGTAACTAAAAAAATAGTTGTACGTTTGAATTAAAATTAGAGAAGATGCAGAAGTTAACAAACAAAGAAGAAGAAATTATGATGATTTTATGGAAGCTAAAGAAAGCTTTTGTAAAACAAATTCAAGCTGAAATTACCGAGGATCAGCCACATTACAACACCTTATCGACTATCGTGCGTAATTTGGAAGAAAAAGGATATGTTGGGCACAATGCTTTTGGAAACACACATCAATACTTTCCGATTGTACCAATTGAAGATTACAGAAAAGGATTTATGAAAACCGCAATCGATAATTACTTTAATAGTTCATATAAGAGTATGGTTTCCTTTTTTGCCAAAGAAGAAAAAATTTCAGCAGATGAATTGCGCGAAATTTTATCAATGATCGAAAATAAAGAAGAAAATAAATAATCAGGTTATGGAAGCACTTTTTATCTATATCATCAAATCAAGCGGTTTAATGCTTTTGTTCTATTGCGCTTACTTTTTCTTATTGCGCAAAGAAACATTCTTTAACAGTAACAGATGGTTTCTTTTGTCTGGATTAATCGTATCGGCAATTTTGCCTTTCTTGACTTATACAAAAGAGGTATGGATTGAAGCTGCTCCCGATATCAACATCAATTTTCAAAACAATATACAAAACATTCCACAAGAAGAATCAGCAGACTTTAACTGGACATATTTGATTTTAGGTCTTTATTCTATTGGTTTTTTAATTTTCCTTATAAAATTAGCAATCGATTTTTATAGTTTAAATACAGTAATTAAAGGAAAAAAGATCCAACAGCAAGCCGATTTTAAATTCATAGATACAAACGAGAATATCGCGCCTTTCTCCTATTTTGAATATATCGTTTACAATTCATCACTGTACACGCCTTCAGAATTAGAAAACATTATTGAACACGAAAAAGTACACAGCGACCAGAATCATACGATAGATGTATTGGTTTCACGAGCATTCAGTATTATTTTCTGGTTCAATCCGATTATCTGGTTTTACAAAAAAGCAATAATGCAAAATTTAGAATTTATTGCCGATAATGAAGCCGCTAAAAAACTGCAAGACAAAAAAGCCTATCAATACACGCTTTTAAAAATAACAACACACGAAAATTGTGTTGCAATCACTAATCATTTTTATCAATCATTAATCAAAAAACGAATCGTCATGTTAAACAAAAATCAATCAAAAAAGAGAAATTCTTGGAAGTATTATGTTATAATCCCAGCTCTTGCTGCATTTGTATTATTATTTCAAGTTGAAGTAGTTGCAAAAGAAAGACATCAGACTGTAAAAGCAGTCTCAAACGAAATTGAATCTGTTGATATTTACAAAATACAAAAGAATACCACAGATTTGGAGTTAAAAAGAATCAAAGAGAAATTAAAATCACTACATAACGTCGAATTTGAAGCTTCAAGAATCAAAAGAAACTCAGAAAATCAATTAACGTCTCTTAAAGTTGAAGTAAGCTATCAAAACCAAAAATCTCAATCTATTCAAACAGGTGGAAAAGTAGCCATTAAAGATTTCGGGATAGTTGTTGTTACAGGGAAAAATGGCGCTATTAGAGCTGGCATCAAAACCGATGATGAAAAAAGCGCTGTAAGTCAAAAAGTTGCTTTAAATGAAAAGCCAAACAATTCAGAAGTTAAAAATACAATTACTAATACAGAAACCAATGTTAACACTAATTCTATTACTAGTACAAAAACTGACAGTGATACTAATGCAAATATTAGCACTACTGTAGTTATAAATAAAGACAATAAAACTAAAGTTATTACAACTGGAGGCACAACTGTTGCTGTTTCAAATGGCACGAAAACGAATGCTAAAGCATCTAGCCTGCTTGTAATTGTAGACGGTGAAGAAATGCCTTCTGGTTTTGATTATAATAGCATTAAACCAACTGATATTGCATCTGTAAATGTTTTAACTGGAGTAAATGCAACGGACCAATATGGCGACAAAGCTTCAAATGGAGTAATCGAAATTGTAACCAAGAAATAATACGTTTCTAATTTTAAATAGAAAAGAAATGCAAAAACTAACCAACAAAGAAGAAGAAATCATGCATATTTTATGGAAGCTGAAAAAGGCTTTTGTAAAAGAAATTCAAGCAGAGATTTTAGAAGATCAGCCGCATTACAACACTTTGTCTACCATTGTTCGTAATCTGGAAGAGAAAGGTTATGTTGCGCACAATGCTTTTGGAAATACACACCAATATTATCCAGC includes these proteins:
- a CDS encoding HAD family hydrolase, with the translated sequence MIKTVIFDMDGVIVDTEPVHRYAYYLQFSELNIEVPEEMYTTFTGFSTRNTFQTLKSYFPTVEQEVEDLIQRKRTIFNDAFDTKEDLYLLDGVEDLIKDLYSNGIQLILASSASKVTIDRVFTRFNLHQYFTHIVSGEDFPQSKPNPAIFIHAASLSIAPKEECIIIEDSTNGVKAAKGAGIYCVGYKSEHSHLQDLSEADLVIEHFDELNAEKISQLKG
- a CDS encoding tRNA threonylcarbamoyladenosine dehydratase — protein: MVEWTERAELLFTKEGLENLQKSNVLVVGLGGVGSFAAEFLARAGVGNMTIVDGDVVDITNINRQLPALHSTVGQPKIKIVGDRLMDINPELNLTRVQEFLSPERAFEIVSPEFDYVLDCIDSITPKLNLIIAAKRKRVKIISSMGAGGKMLASKVKVADISKTINCYFSKTIRKRLKEVKINKLKVVFSSEIQDEKSLKLTDGKNFKKSFYGTNSYMPGLFGLHAAETVIRYLLKK
- a CDS encoding TatD family hydrolase produces the protein MEYFNFHTHQFTNQSDVLELVNQYPKDFDASIPFYSIGIHPWYIDESRIDEDLKIIEEKLQNKNCLAIGECGLDKRIEVPFDLQISVFEKQLELAEKCKKPVVIHCVASFQEVMEIKKKMKINVPMIIHGFSKNKQLAEQLIATGFYLSFGKYLLKNPDLKSVFQNVPNNRFFLETDTIEESIKQVYELASEYKGLNLIELEGVISSNYRTVFGL
- a CDS encoding DUF1684 domain-containing protein, encoding MKTINALALLLVFNFASAQKKFSKTDVQKFQKKINSEYADPKTSPLMAEDLKTFKSLEFFPISETYFVNATLVKAKGGKAFEMKTSGTRTPKYIKYGTLNFKINGKAFQLAVYQSLDLIVQEKYKNHLFLPFSDLTTGKESYIGGRYIDLEIPKGNTIAVDFNQAYNPYCAYNYKYSCPLVPQENDLKIEIKAGVKTFH
- a CDS encoding MDR family MFS transporter, coding for MLKNALTHYINNFRGFTREVWILAIITFINRAGTMVLPFLSKYLKEDLHFSYNQVGWIMVAFGLGSMLGSWLGGKLSDKIGFYKIMIFSLFTSGVSLFFVQYITTFWALCAAMFVLMTIADMFRPAMFVSLGAYAKPENRTRALTLVRLAVNLGFAAGPALGGLIIMGMGYSGLFWVDGASCIISISIFALLVKEKKKATHDDKTESATDVKSVFHDKIFWVFLFVSFITAMIFFQLFTTLPLYHNEKFGLSEFQTGLLMTLNGLLIFSLEMPTVGFLERKAFPKIRIIIVGSFVMASSFFLLLINFWAGILVVSMVCISIGEVLTFPFSNAFALSRAPRGQEGRYMALYTMSFSLAHIISSKLGFEIITRFGYQTNWLFMACIGVLATGCCIWIKNALLTEKTF
- a CDS encoding BlaI/MecI/CopY family transcriptional regulator; amino-acid sequence: MQKLTNKEEEIMMILWKLKKAFVKQIQAEITEDQPHYNTLSTIVRNLEEKGYVGHNAFGNTHQYFPIVPIEDYRKGFMKTAIDNYFNSSYKSMVSFFAKEEKISADELREILSMIENKEENK
- a CDS encoding M56 family metallopeptidase, yielding MEALFIYIIKSSGLMLLFYCAYFFLLRKETFFNSNRWFLLSGLIVSAILPFLTYTKEVWIEAAPDININFQNNIQNIPQEESADFNWTYLILGLYSIGFLIFLIKLAIDFYSLNTVIKGKKIQQQADFKFIDTNENIAPFSYFEYIVYNSSLYTPSELENIIEHEKVHSDQNHTIDVLVSRAFSIIFWFNPIIWFYKKAIMQNLEFIADNEAAKKLQDKKAYQYTLLKITTHENCVAITNHFYQSLIKKRIVMLNKNQSKKRNSWKYYVIIPALAAFVLLFQVEVVAKERHQTVKAVSNEIESVDIYKIQKNTTDLELKRIKEKLKSLHNVEFEASRIKRNSENQLTSLKVEVSYQNQKSQSIQTGGKVAIKDFGIVVVTGKNGAIRAGIKTDDEKSAVSQKVALNEKPNNSEVKNTITNTETNVNTNSITSTKTDSDTNANISTTVVINKDNKTKVITTGGTTVAVSNGTKTNAKASSLLVIVDGEEMPSGFDYNSIKPTDIASVNVLTGVNATDQYGDKASNGVIEIVTKK
- a CDS encoding BlaI/MecI/CopY family transcriptional regulator — protein: MQKLTNKEEEIMHILWKLKKAFVKEIQAEILEDQPHYNTLSTIVRNLEEKGYVAHNAFGNTHQYYPAVSIEDYRNGFMSTAIDNYFNSSYKSMVSFFAKEEKISADELREILDMIENPKEGK